A stretch of DNA from Dokdonia sp. PRO95:
ACTATAATCTTTCCGTTATATATCACGCAGGTATCATTTCAAATTGAGCGGTGTGAACTTCCTCCTTTTGAAGGTCATTATACGTCATCACGCATGTATCATCTATTTTCTCCACCTGAGTAACACTTACTGTTTTTAAAAGTCCGCGATTGATTTGCAGATCTATATGCGCATCACCTTCTCCTGCCTTGGTATGAAAGTTAAATAAACTTTCCTTACTCCAGTCTGTAGTCTCCTTAAAAGCAGCAAACCATGTCTTCCGTTTTTCTTTCATGGTGGCGTCATATAATGTAGAGGACGACCATATTTTTGGCTCATGATCTAGCACTGTTATATGTGCTTTCTCACCATCCCAAACGAGTTCTGTAGCCTTAAGTGCACTACTCCAGTCTATAGCTACAATCGTGAAAGGCTCAATACCCTTATAATTGAACGTATCGATAGCCTCAGACAAATCGGCTGCCTTGAGAAGTTCTTTTACAACGATGCCTCGACTCATGGTATAACTTTCCTTTCTCACGTGTATTTCAAAACCACCGTTAAGCAAGCATATCATCCTATTTTTTTCGGAAATGCCTATCCACGTACCGCCCGCGACAGCGTCTTTTGGAAATAGCATCTTTGTTCCATCTACATCATAAAAGTCTGGAACGAGGGTGGTTCTACCCACCGCTTCATCGCGATTAGACGTAAGAATGAACGTATTATTTTCTTTCGGAATATAGGTTACAGTACACATTAAGGGATAAGTCGCAGTTTAATGGGTGAAATTACGAAAAAAAGATTGGCAGAGTTTCATAAGATATGTTTCTAAGTTACGCTTTCGCGAAAGCGTAAAAATCCCACTTGTTACACTCTTCCCAAAGACCTGTATCATCCTATCTTAAATTTGTAACTTTACAACTCGTAAAAAACAAAACAAAAAAACATCATGGGAAAAGGATTTTTTCAAGTTCCAGTTGCTGTAAACGAAGAGGTAAAATCTTATGCTCCAGGCTCTCCAGAACGCGAGGCGGTAGCAGCAGCTTATAAAGAATTATTTAATGCACACACAGAAGTACCGATGTACATCAACGGTAAAGAAGTGCGCACAAAAAATACACGCACGATCACTCCACCACACGATCACAAGAAAGTGGTAGGTGAGTATCATCTTGCAGAAAAAACACATATTGATCAAGCAATTGCTGGAGCTCTAGAGGCTCGTACAGAGTGGGCAGAGCTTCCATGGGAGCAGCGTGCAGGCATCTTTCTTAAAGCTGCAGAGCTTATTGCAGGGCCATACCGTGCAAAGATTAATGCTGCAACGATGATCAACCAGTCTAAGACTATCTACCAAGCTGAGATTGATGCTGCTTGTGAACTTATAGACTTTTTACGTTTTAACGTGCAGTTTATGACAGACATCTATAATGAGCAGCCAGAGTCTACTTCTGGAGCTTGGAATAGATTAGAATACCGTCCACTAGAAGGGTTTATCTATGCGATTACTCCTTTTAACTTTACTGCAATTGCTGCAAACCTTCCTGCTGCCTGTGCACTTATGGGGAATGTAGTAGTATGGAAGCCTTCTGATAGCCAGATGCTTTCGGCTAAGATTATTCTTGACATCTTCCGTGAGGCTGGTGTGCCAGATGGTGTAATCCAAGTTGTACACGGAGATCCTATCATGATTACAGATACCGTACTTGCAAGCCCAGATTTTTCTGGACTACACTTCACAGGATCTACTCATGTATTTAAGGATATCTGGAAAAAAATAGGTGAGAACATTCACAATTACAAGACATACCCACGTATCGTAGGTGAAACTGGTGGTAAAGATTTTATCGTTGCTCACCCTACTGCTCCTGCTAAGCAAGTTGCAACAGCAATCTCGCGTGGTGCTTTTGAATTCCAAGGACAGAAATGTAGTGCAGCAAGTCGCGGTTACATTCCTGCTTCTATCTGGGAAGAAGTAAAAGAGTACGTTATAGAGGATGTGAAGTCTTTTAAAATGGGTTCTCCAGAGGACATGACTAACTTTATTACTGCGGTAATACATGAAGGATCTTTTGACAAGCTTGCAAAATATATTGACCAAGCAAAAGAAGATGCAAATGCAGAGATCATCGTAGGTGGTGGACACGACAAGAAGAAAGGTTACTTTATTGAGCCTACTGTTATCGTAACTACAGATCCTAACTATACAACAATGCACACAGAGCTTTTTGGCCCAGTGATGACTATCTATGTATATGAAGATAAAGACTGGAGCGAGATGCTTAAGCTTGTAGACAGCACTAGTGAGTATGCACTTACTGGAGCAATACTAGCAACAGATCGTTATGCTGTACAAGAGGCTACTAAGG
This window harbors:
- a CDS encoding NRDE family protein, producing MCTVTYIPKENNTFILTSNRDEAVGRTTLVPDFYDVDGTKMLFPKDAVAGGTWIGISEKNRMICLLNGGFEIHVRKESYTMSRGIVVKELLKAADLSEAIDTFNYKGIEPFTIVAIDWSSALKATELVWDGEKAHITVLDHEPKIWSSSTLYDATMKEKRKTWFAAFKETTDWSKESLFNFHTKAGEGDAHIDLQINRGLLKTVSVTQVEKIDDTCVMTYNDLQKEEVHTAQFEMIPA
- the pruA gene encoding L-glutamate gamma-semialdehyde dehydrogenase translates to MGKGFFQVPVAVNEEVKSYAPGSPEREAVAAAYKELFNAHTEVPMYINGKEVRTKNTRTITPPHDHKKVVGEYHLAEKTHIDQAIAGALEARTEWAELPWEQRAGIFLKAAELIAGPYRAKINAATMINQSKTIYQAEIDAACELIDFLRFNVQFMTDIYNEQPESTSGAWNRLEYRPLEGFIYAITPFNFTAIAANLPAACALMGNVVVWKPSDSQMLSAKIILDIFREAGVPDGVIQVVHGDPIMITDTVLASPDFSGLHFTGSTHVFKDIWKKIGENIHNYKTYPRIVGETGGKDFIVAHPTAPAKQVATAISRGAFEFQGQKCSAASRGYIPASIWEEVKEYVIEDVKSFKMGSPEDMTNFITAVIHEGSFDKLAKYIDQAKEDANAEIIVGGGHDKKKGYFIEPTVIVTTDPNYTTMHTELFGPVMTIYVYEDKDWSEMLKLVDSTSEYALTGAILATDRYAVQEATKALKNAAGNFYINDKPTGAVVGQQPFGGARASGTNDKAGSMLNLLRWVSPRMIKETFVTPTDYRYPFLAKK